One region of Peromyscus eremicus chromosome 4, PerEre_H2_v1, whole genome shotgun sequence genomic DNA includes:
- the Tfap2c gene encoding transcription factor AP-2 gamma, producing the protein MRSSPALRIIRAGRFRRAAATWDGRRGLPPQPRPLPEGGLELALGTSERRLQRSAPAFLSMPEGLVPTVLRLVVYNEVPGAHCPRDRHDASSNGNPRIPHLSSAGQHLYSPAPPLSHTGVAEYQPPPYFPPPYQQLAYSQSADPYSHLGEAYAAAINPLHQPAPTGSQQQAWPGRQSQEGASLASHHGRPAGLIPHISGLEGGAVSARREAYRRSDLLLPHAHALEAAGLAENLGLHDMAHPIEENVDDPHLLLHDQTVIRKGPISMTKNPLGLPCQKDLVGAVMNPSEVFCSVPGRLSLLSSTSKYKVTVAEVQRRLSPPECLNASLLGGVLRRAKSKNGGRSLREKLDKIGLNLPAGRRKAAHVTLLTSLVEGEAVHLARDFAYVCEAEFPSKPVADYLTRPHLGGRNEMATRKSMLLAAQQVCKEFTDLLGQDRTPNGNNRPAPILETNIQNCLSHFSLITHGFGSQAICAAVSAVQNYIKEALITIDKSYMNPGDQSPADSNKAMEKIEKHRK; encoded by the exons ATGCGCTCTTCGCCTGCATTGCGTATTATCCGCGCCGGCCGCTTTCGGCGCGCCGCTGCGACATGGGACGGCCG GCGCGGGTTACCGCCACAGCCACGGCCTCTGCCTGAGGGTGGCCTAGAGCTCGCACTTGGCACCTCCGAGCGCCGCCTGCAGCGCAGCGCTCCAGCCTTCCTCAGCATGCCCGAAGGACTCGTTCCCACAGTTCTTAGACTGGTGGTTTACAACGAAGTCCCTGGGGCGCACTGTCCTCGG GATCGCCACGATGCGAGCAGCAATGGGAACCCGCGGATCCCCCACCTGTCTTCTGCCGGACAACACCTCTACAGCCCCGCGCCTCCTCTCTCGCACACCGGGGTTGCAGAGTACCAGCCGCCCCCCTACTTCCCGCCGCCGTACCAGCAGCTGGCATACTCGCAGTCCGCGGACCCCTACTCGCACCTGGGAGAGGCTTACGCTGCAGCCATCAACCCCCTGCACCAGCCTGCGCCCACCGGCAGCCAGCAGCAGGCCTGGCCGGGTCGACAGAGCCAGGAGGGCGCTAGCCTGGCCTCACACCACGGCCGCCCTGCTGGCCTGATACCCCACATTTCAGGGCTGGAAGGGGGTGCGGTGAGTGCCCGGCGGGAAGCCTACCGCCGATCTGACCTGCTGCTGCCTCATGCGCACGCCCTGGAAGCCGCCGGCCTGGCAGAGAACCTGGGGCTGCATGACATGGCTCACCCCATTGAAGAG AATGTGGACGACCCGCACCTGCTTCTACACGATCAGACTGTCATTCGCAAAG GACCCATTTCAATGACCAAGAACCCTTTGGGCCTCCCGTGCCAGAAGGACCTGGTGGGAGCAGTCATGAACCCCAGTGAGGTCTTCTGCTCGGTGCCTGGAAGACTGTCCCTGCTCAGCTCCACATCTAAATACAAAGTGACGGTGGCTGAGGTACAGAGGCGACTGTCACCACCAGAATGCCTAAATGCCTCGCTCCTGGGAGGTGTGCTCAGAAG AGCAAAATCCAAAAACGGAGGCCGGTCCCTGCGGGAAAAGTTGGACAAAATTGGGTTGAACCTTCCAGCTGGGAGACGGAAAGCTGCCCATGTCACTCTGCTCACGTCTCTCGTGGAAG GTGAAGCCGTCCACTTGGCCCGGGACTTCGCCTACGTGTGTGAGGCTGAGTTCCCCAGTAAACCAGTGGCTGACTATTTAACCAGACCTCATCTCGGGGGACGAAATGAGATGGCCACGAGGAAGAGTATGCTGCTGGCAGCACA GCAAGTGTGCAAAGAATTCACAGACCTTCTCGGTCAAGACCGAACACCCAACGGGAACAACAGGCCAGCCCCGATCTTGGAGACCAACATACAAAACTGCTTGTCTCATTTCAGTCTGATAACTCACGGCTTTGGCAGCCAGGCCATCTGCGCTGCGGTATCCGCAGTGCAGAATTACATCAAGGAGGCTTTGATCACCATTGACAAGTCCTATATGAACCCTGGAGACCAGAGTCCTGCGGATTCCAACAAGGCGATGGAGAAAATAGAAAAGCACCGGAAATAA